Proteins encoded together in one Pseudomonas arsenicoxydans window:
- a CDS encoding NADH:flavin oxidoreductase/NADH oxidase: MSLLLEPYTLRQLTLLNRIAVSPMCQYSSVDGLANDWHLVHLGSRAVGGAGLVFTEATAVTADGRITAEDLGLWNDDQIEPLQRITRFITAQGAVAGIQLAHAGRKASTHRPWLGKHGSVKPDEGGWVPVGPSPIAFDPQHTPPKQLDDSQIAEVIQAFVASAKRALTAGFKVVEIHAAHGYLLHQFLSPLSNQRRDQYGGSFENRIRLVLQVTEAVRAVWPEELPLFVRVSATDWVEDGWNPDETVELARRLKDLGVDLIDVSSGGTAANAEIPTGPGYQTRFAERVRKESGIATGTVGMITEPAQAEHILRTCQADIIFLARELLRDPYWPLHADDDLGGRKATWPAQYQRATHRDQPIHESDLRD, encoded by the coding sequence ATGAGTCTGCTGCTTGAACCCTATACCCTTCGTCAATTGACCCTGCTCAACCGCATCGCGGTATCGCCAATGTGCCAGTACTCCAGCGTCGATGGACTGGCCAATGACTGGCACCTGGTCCACCTTGGTAGCCGCGCTGTCGGCGGCGCCGGGCTGGTGTTCACCGAAGCCACGGCGGTCACGGCCGACGGGCGCATCACCGCCGAAGACCTCGGTCTTTGGAACGATGACCAAATCGAACCGTTGCAACGCATCACCCGCTTCATCACCGCTCAAGGCGCGGTGGCCGGTATTCAATTGGCGCACGCCGGACGCAAGGCCAGCACCCATCGGCCGTGGCTCGGCAAGCATGGCAGCGTCAAACCCGACGAAGGTGGCTGGGTGCCGGTCGGTCCTTCGCCGATTGCTTTCGACCCACAGCACACACCGCCCAAGCAACTCGATGACAGCCAGATTGCTGAGGTCATCCAGGCCTTTGTCGCCTCGGCCAAGCGAGCGTTGACCGCCGGTTTCAAAGTCGTCGAAATCCATGCTGCCCACGGTTACCTGTTGCATCAGTTTCTTTCGCCGCTGAGCAATCAGCGACGCGACCAGTATGGCGGTTCGTTCGAGAACCGGATCCGGCTGGTGCTGCAAGTCACCGAAGCGGTGCGTGCGGTATGGCCTGAAGAACTGCCGTTGTTCGTACGGGTGTCGGCCACCGACTGGGTGGAAGACGGCTGGAACCCGGATGAGACCGTCGAGCTGGCGCGGCGTCTCAAGGATCTGGGCGTGGACTTGATCGATGTGTCGTCAGGTGGCACTGCGGCCAATGCCGAGATTCCTACGGGACCTGGTTATCAGACACGCTTCGCCGAACGGGTGCGCAAGGAGTCAGGCATTGCCACCGGCACGGTAGGAATGATTACCGAGCCCGCGCAGGCCGAGCACATTCTGCGTACCTGCCAGGCCGACATCATCTTCCTCGCGCGTGAGCTGTTGCGCGACCCGTACTGGCCGCTGCATGCAGATGATGACCTGGGGGGCCGCAAGGCCACCTGGCCGGCGCAGTATCAGCGGGCAACGCATCGCGATCAGCCGATTCATGAGTCTGATTTGCGTGACTGA
- the recJ gene encoding single-stranded-DNA-specific exonuclease RecJ, which yields MRIEPRLLPDTLPFLGDLPPLLTRLYAARGVQSEAELDKSLARLIPFQQLKGIDAAVDLLVVALEQRQRILIVGDFDADGATASTVGVLGLRLLGAARVDYLVPNRFEYGYGLTPEIVEVALTRTPQLLITVDNGISSVEGVAAAKKAGLKVLVTDHHLPGDELPLADAIVNPNQPGCEFPSKALAGVGVIFYVLMALRARLRSLGWYESKPQPNIGELLDLVALGSVADVVPLDANNRILVHQGLERIRAGRARPGIKAILEVAKREPARITSTDLGFIVGPRLNAAGRLDDMSLGIECLLTDDAGLAREMAVQLDGMNQDRKSIEQGMQREALAQLKDLPVESMPFGLCLFDPEWHQGVIGILASRMKERYFRPTIAFADAGDGMLKGSGRSVQGFHIRDALSVVAAQHPNLISKYGGHAMAAGLTLPEANFPLFAEAFDAEVRRQLREEDLTGRLLSDGVLAVEEFHLELARALRHAGPWGQHFPEPLFHGVFQLVEQRVVGERHLKVVLKSECGSVKLDGIAFGIDRDIWPNPTIKWVELAYKLDLNEFRGNETVQLMIAHIEPR from the coding sequence ATGCGCATCGAACCTCGCCTGTTGCCCGACACCCTGCCATTCCTCGGTGATCTGCCGCCGCTGCTGACCCGCTTGTACGCGGCGCGTGGCGTGCAGTCGGAGGCTGAACTGGACAAAAGCCTGGCGCGGCTGATCCCGTTCCAGCAGCTCAAAGGCATCGATGCAGCGGTCGATTTGCTGGTCGTGGCGCTGGAACAACGTCAGCGGATTCTGATCGTCGGCGACTTTGACGCCGATGGCGCCACCGCCAGTACGGTGGGCGTTTTGGGGTTGCGTCTGCTGGGCGCGGCGCGTGTCGATTACCTGGTGCCGAACCGGTTTGAATATGGCTACGGCCTGACCCCGGAAATCGTCGAAGTCGCGCTGACACGCACGCCACAGTTGCTGATCACCGTGGACAACGGCATTTCCAGTGTCGAAGGCGTCGCGGCGGCGAAAAAGGCCGGGCTCAAGGTGCTGGTCACCGACCACCACTTGCCCGGCGATGAGCTGCCGCTGGCCGATGCCATCGTCAATCCGAACCAGCCCGGCTGCGAATTTCCGAGCAAGGCACTGGCTGGCGTCGGGGTGATTTTCTATGTGTTGATGGCGCTGCGCGCGCGTTTGCGCAGCCTTGGCTGGTACGAGAGCAAACCGCAGCCGAACATCGGCGAATTGCTGGACCTGGTAGCGCTGGGCAGCGTGGCCGACGTGGTGCCGCTGGATGCCAACAACCGGATTCTGGTGCACCAGGGCCTGGAGCGCATTCGTGCCGGGCGAGCGCGGCCGGGGATCAAGGCGATTCTCGAAGTGGCCAAGCGTGAACCTGCGCGCATTACATCGACCGATCTGGGCTTCATTGTCGGCCCGCGCCTGAATGCGGCGGGGCGCCTGGATGACATGAGCCTGGGCATCGAATGCCTGCTCACCGACGACGCAGGATTGGCGCGGGAAATGGCCGTGCAGCTCGACGGCATGAACCAGGACCGCAAATCCATCGAGCAGGGCATGCAGCGTGAAGCGCTGGCTCAGCTCAAGGATTTGCCGGTCGAGTCGATGCCGTTTGGCTTGTGCCTGTTCGATCCAGAATGGCACCAAGGTGTCATCGGAATCCTCGCCTCGCGTATGAAAGAGCGCTATTTCCGTCCGACAATTGCCTTTGCCGATGCGGGAGATGGCATGCTCAAAGGCTCGGGACGTTCGGTCCAGGGTTTCCATATTCGCGACGCCCTGAGTGTGGTGGCGGCGCAGCATCCGAACCTGATCAGCAAATACGGCGGCCACGCGATGGCGGCCGGGTTGACGCTGCCGGAAGCGAATTTTCCGTTGTTCGCCGAGGCCTTTGACGCCGAAGTGCGTAGGCAATTGCGCGAAGAAGACCTGACCGGACGGCTGCTGTCGGACGGGGTGTTGGCGGTCGAAGAGTTCCACCTCGAACTGGCCCGCGCGCTACGCCATGCGGGACCTTGGGGGCAGCACTTTCCAGAACCGCTGTTTCATGGCGTGTTTCAATTGGTCGAGCAGCGCGTTGTCGGCGAGCGGCACCTCAAAGTGGTGCTGAAAAGCGAATGCGGCTCGGTGAAACTCGATGGCATTGCATTTGGTATCGACCGTGATATCTGGCCGAATCCGACCATCAAGTGGGTCGAGCTGGCGTACAAACTCGACCTTAACGAGTTTCGTGGGAACGAGACGGTGCAATTGATGATTGCCCATATCGAACCCCGTTGA
- a CDS encoding YaeQ family protein: protein MAQPSTTYKFELNLTDLDRSVYESVKQTIARHPSETEERMTVRLLAYAFWYNEQLSFGRGLSDVDEPALWEKSLDDRVLHWIEVGQPDADRLTWCSRRTERTSLLAYGSLRVWETKVIPAIKNLKNVHIAAVPQDVLETLAKDMPRVIKWDVMISEGTIFVTDDRGQHEVQLQWLSGERG from the coding sequence ATGGCCCAGCCGTCCACGACCTACAAGTTTGAACTGAACCTCACCGACCTGGACCGTAGCGTCTACGAGTCTGTGAAGCAGACCATTGCCCGTCACCCGTCGGAAACCGAAGAGCGCATGACCGTGCGGCTGCTGGCTTACGCCTTCTGGTACAACGAGCAGCTGTCGTTCGGTCGCGGTCTGTCGGACGTGGATGAACCAGCCTTGTGGGAAAAAAGCCTGGATGACCGTGTCCTGCACTGGATCGAAGTCGGTCAACCAGACGCCGATCGCCTGACCTGGTGCTCGCGCCGTACCGAGCGCACCAGTCTGCTGGCCTACGGCAGCTTGCGTGTCTGGGAAACCAAAGTGATCCCGGCGATCAAAAACCTGAAAAACGTGCACATCGCCGCTGTGCCGCAAGACGTGCTGGAAACCCTGGCCAAAGACATGCCGCGCGTTATCAAGTGGGACGTGATGATCAGCGAAGGGACGATTTTCGTCACTGACGACCGTGGTCAGCACGAAGTCCAGTTGCAGTGGCTGAGCGGCGAACGCGGCTGA
- a CDS encoding CaiB/BaiF CoA transferase family protein — protein MPFTDKPLSGLKVIELGTLIAGPFASRICGEFGAEVIKIESPDGGDPLRKWRKLYEGTSLWWFVQARNKKSLTLNLKHPDGLAILKKLLSEADILIENFRPGVLEKLGLGWEVLHALNPKLVMVRLSGFGQTGPMKDQPGFGAVGESMGGLRYITGFEDRPPVRTGISIGDSIAALWGVIGALMALRHREVNGGEGQVVDVALYEAIFAMMESMVPEFDVFGFIRERTGNIMPGITPSSIHTSADGKHVQIGANGDAIFKRFMLIIGREDLANDPVLASNDGRDSRRDEIYGVIDRWVNSLPLDTVLAQLNQADVPASRIFSAEDMFSDPQYLAREMFLQAKLPDGKDFKMPGIVPKLSETPGTSEWVGPQLGEHNAQVLNDLGYDEEQIARLREDGAI, from the coding sequence ATGCCGTTCACCGACAAACCGCTTTCAGGTCTTAAAGTCATTGAATTGGGCACCTTGATCGCCGGGCCTTTCGCCTCGCGCATCTGCGGTGAGTTTGGCGCCGAGGTGATCAAGATCGAGTCTCCCGACGGCGGTGATCCGTTGCGCAAATGGCGCAAGCTGTATGAAGGCACCTCGTTGTGGTGGTTTGTCCAGGCACGCAACAAGAAGTCGCTGACGCTCAACCTGAAACACCCGGACGGTCTGGCGATTCTGAAAAAGCTGCTGAGCGAAGCGGACATCCTCATCGAGAATTTCCGCCCTGGCGTGTTGGAAAAACTCGGCTTGGGCTGGGAAGTCTTGCACGCGCTGAACCCGAAACTGGTGATGGTGCGGCTCTCGGGCTTCGGCCAGACCGGCCCGATGAAAGACCAGCCGGGTTTTGGTGCTGTCGGTGAATCCATGGGCGGTCTGCGCTACATCACCGGTTTCGAAGACCGGCCACCGGTGCGCACCGGGATTTCCATCGGTGACTCGATTGCCGCGCTGTGGGGCGTCATTGGCGCGCTGATGGCCTTGCGTCATCGCGAGGTTAACGGTGGCGAGGGCCAAGTGGTCGACGTTGCGTTGTATGAAGCGATCTTTGCCATGATGGAAAGCATGGTCCCGGAGTTTGACGTCTTCGGCTTTATCCGTGAGCGCACCGGCAACATCATGCCGGGCATCACGCCCTCCTCGATCCACACCAGCGCCGACGGCAAACATGTGCAGATCGGCGCCAATGGCGACGCAATCTTCAAGCGCTTCATGCTGATCATCGGTCGTGAAGACCTGGCCAATGACCCGGTGCTGGCCAGCAATGACGGGCGCGACAGTCGTCGTGACGAGATTTATGGCGTGATCGATCGCTGGGTCAATTCGTTGCCACTGGACACGGTACTTGCCCAGTTGAATCAGGCCGATGTGCCGGCCAGCCGGATCTTCAGCGCAGAAGACATGTTCAGCGACCCGCAATACCTGGCCCGTGAAATGTTCCTTCAGGCCAAGCTGCCGGATGGCAAAGACTTCAAGATGCCGGGGATCGTGCCGAAACTCTCAGAGACACCCGGCACATCGGAATGGGTCGGGCCGCAGTTGGGCGAACACAATGCGCAGGTACTGAACGATCTTGGTTATGACGAGGAACAGATCGCAAGGCTGCGTGAAGACGGGGCCATCTAA
- a CDS encoding TIGR02285 family protein, whose product MKTGPSKLKRLLSSASHNTRHWCAVAVVGLSAGLASPVWAQPKETLIWLLRDLPPTMILEGPKKGQGIIDHMLPLLIAGMPQYEHTLMRVNRARAMQMLHEESFTCDPSLVWTKEREQWITFSIPAFRAVSNGLVVRKEDRSVLEPFLIDGEVDLAALLVNGQKKVGVVAERSYGEVLDTLLKQAPDGALTPHYGNDALGSLLQMQRLGRLQVVLGYWPEIRYQAHQANIADDELAFYPIKGTGKYLSGYIGCSSTPQGRKAISEINQLLRTLPHEGLDRLYADWLDPQRRKDYLEETKAFFEHQAGE is encoded by the coding sequence GTGAAGACGGGGCCATCTAAGCTGAAGCGCCTGCTTTCATCAGCCAGTCACAACACCCGCCACTGGTGCGCAGTGGCGGTTGTCGGGCTATCGGCCGGGTTGGCATCCCCGGTCTGGGCACAGCCTAAAGAGACGCTGATCTGGTTGCTGCGCGATTTGCCGCCAACGATGATCCTTGAAGGGCCGAAAAAAGGTCAGGGGATCATCGATCATATGTTGCCGCTGTTGATCGCCGGCATGCCGCAATACGAGCACACGCTGATGCGGGTCAATCGCGCCCGGGCCATGCAAATGCTCCACGAAGAATCGTTTACCTGCGATCCCTCCCTGGTCTGGACCAAGGAGCGGGAACAATGGATTACGTTCTCGATTCCGGCCTTCCGTGCCGTGAGTAACGGGCTTGTCGTGCGCAAGGAAGATCGATCTGTGCTTGAGCCGTTTTTGATAGATGGAGAAGTCGATCTGGCGGCGCTGCTGGTCAATGGGCAAAAGAAAGTCGGCGTGGTGGCCGAGCGCAGTTACGGTGAGGTGCTCGACACACTGCTCAAACAGGCACCGGACGGCGCCCTGACGCCTCACTACGGCAACGACGCCCTGGGCAGTCTGTTGCAGATGCAGCGTCTGGGCCGATTGCAGGTGGTGCTGGGTTACTGGCCAGAAATCCGCTACCAGGCCCATCAAGCGAACATCGCCGATGACGAGCTGGCGTTTTATCCGATCAAGGGCACTGGCAAGTACCTGTCCGGGTACATCGGTTGCTCCAGTACCCCCCAGGGCCGCAAGGCTATCAGCGAAATAAATCAGCTGTTGCGCACCTTGCCTCACGAGGGACTGGACCGGTTGTATGCCGACTGGCTCGATCCGCAAAGGCGTAAGGATTACCTGGAGGAAACCAAGGCGTTTTTCGAACATCAAGCCGGGGAGTGA
- a CDS encoding DUF3509 domain-containing protein, with the protein MESISLLLGEALSPYQVTLTPSGVHGECLVTLKSTTGAIMVERLFNQAQLADKRQLTDVVDGLHRDLLIAEGRLEPCVIAALRNAAQDKILASRN; encoded by the coding sequence ATGGAAAGTATCAGTCTATTGCTTGGTGAGGCGCTGAGCCCGTATCAGGTCACGCTGACTCCCTCGGGCGTGCATGGCGAATGCCTGGTGACGCTGAAGAGTACGACCGGCGCGATCATGGTCGAACGGCTGTTCAACCAGGCCCAGTTGGCCGATAAACGCCAGCTGACCGATGTGGTCGATGGTTTGCACCGCGATCTGCTGATTGCCGAGGGGCGGCTGGAGCCCTGTGTAATCGCGGCATTGCGCAATGCGGCTCAGGACAAGATCCTGGCCAGCCGCAATTGA
- a CDS encoding transporter substrate-binding domain-containing protein, with product MLFFRGFKPAACWMFLIAALSFAHGAAAAQLTTAEPKGARVGATIELDADELAWLAEHPQVIVASVQYPLYLFKDEHGRWSGLNNDLLNHITAMTGLRFVHEESFSTDQMLGRLESGEADMSTTLAMNDDRKTFLDFSHAFGGAGWVFVGRADAPVVRSLDQLTEKVLVLPARHALEDTIRRDYPAIELRSVKTYAEARALVESGDAYATIENEIGAQLYPLGQLKVGRAVEGKWEADHLAVRQGQPLLLSILNKALEAFPAAELRAIRLKWLRGVAPVEPASRWPQMSQWFCWGMFVISLFGLLSLLWNRRLAALIKQRTVAEKNLGDQLSFQNALMDAMPDPMFVRDLEGRLIMCNKSYEEGLGTRFDQIQGRQLIELDVLPKATAALLHAEFMAQLENRKPRFSERKLMFNNGVRDIYQWTVPFYGADGQLRGLLGGWTDIGRRTTSM from the coding sequence ATGCTGTTTTTCAGAGGGTTCAAACCAGCCGCGTGCTGGATGTTTTTGATCGCTGCCCTGAGCTTTGCTCATGGGGCGGCGGCAGCGCAACTTACGACTGCCGAGCCCAAGGGCGCGAGAGTCGGTGCAACCATCGAGCTGGATGCCGATGAATTGGCATGGCTCGCCGAGCACCCGCAAGTCATCGTCGCATCGGTGCAGTATCCGTTGTATCTGTTCAAGGATGAGCACGGTCGATGGAGTGGTCTGAACAACGATTTGCTTAATCACATCACGGCCATGACAGGCTTGCGGTTTGTACACGAAGAATCGTTTTCTACTGATCAGATGCTCGGGCGTCTGGAAAGTGGCGAAGCGGACATGAGTACAACCCTGGCAATGAATGACGATCGCAAGACTTTTCTGGATTTCAGTCATGCCTTCGGTGGCGCCGGGTGGGTATTTGTCGGGCGGGCCGATGCGCCAGTCGTGCGTTCGCTCGATCAGTTGACGGAAAAAGTGTTGGTGCTACCCGCGCGCCATGCACTCGAAGACACTATTCGCCGCGACTACCCGGCGATCGAATTGCGCTCGGTCAAAACCTACGCCGAAGCCAGGGCGCTGGTTGAAAGCGGTGACGCTTACGCCACCATCGAAAATGAAATCGGTGCGCAGCTCTATCCCTTGGGGCAACTGAAGGTCGGGCGTGCGGTAGAGGGTAAGTGGGAGGCTGATCACCTTGCGGTCCGCCAGGGTCAGCCGCTGTTGTTGAGCATTCTCAACAAGGCACTTGAGGCGTTTCCTGCGGCCGAATTGCGCGCCATTCGCCTCAAATGGCTTAGAGGGGTAGCCCCCGTCGAGCCTGCCTCTCGCTGGCCGCAGATGTCTCAATGGTTCTGTTGGGGCATGTTCGTCATCAGCCTGTTCGGCCTGCTTTCCTTGCTCTGGAATCGCCGGCTCGCGGCGCTGATCAAACAGCGTACCGTCGCGGAAAAAAACCTCGGTGATCAACTGTCTTTCCAGAATGCCTTGATGGACGCAATGCCCGATCCGATGTTCGTGCGTGATCTGGAAGGGCGTTTGATCATGTGCAACAAGAGCTACGAGGAAGGGCTCGGTACTCGTTTCGATCAGATTCAGGGAAGGCAACTGATTGAACTCGATGTCTTGCCCAAGGCAACCGCAGCGCTGTTGCACGCCGAGTTCATGGCCCAGCTTGAGAATCGAAAGCCGCGCTTCAGTGAGCGCAAATTGATGTTCAACAACGGGGTTCGCGATATTTACCAGTGGACGGTGCCGTTCTATGGCGCCGACGGCCAACTGCGCGGGTTGCTGGGGGGGTGGACCGATATCGGTCGGCGCACGACATCAATGTGA
- the thrC gene encoding threonine synthase: MRYISTRGQAPALNFEDVLLAGLATDGGLYVPENLPRFTQEEIASWAGLPYHELAFRVMRPFVTGSIPDADFKKILEETYGVFSHNAIAPLRQLNGNEWVLELFHGPTLAFKDFALQLLGRLLDYVLAKRGERVVIVGATSGDTGSAAIEGCKHCENVDIFILHPHNRVSEVQRRQMTTIFGENIHNIAIEGNFDDCQEMVKNSFADQSFLKGTRLVAVNSINWARIMAQIVYYFHAALQLGGPARSVSFSVPTGNFGDIFAGYLARNMGLPINQLIVATNRNDILHRFMSGNQYVKETLHATLSPSMDIMVSSNFERLLFDLHGRNGAAIAGLMDTFKQGGGFSVEQERWTEARKLFDSLAVDDAQTCETIAEVYEQTGELLDPHTAIGVKAARECRRSLDIPMVILGTAHPVKFPDAVEKAGVGKALELPAHLSDLFERDERCTVLPNDLKAVQAFVSQHGNRGKPL; encoded by the coding sequence ATGCGTTATATCAGTACCCGCGGCCAGGCACCGGCCCTGAATTTCGAAGACGTCCTGCTGGCCGGTCTGGCCACTGACGGCGGCCTGTACGTGCCGGAAAACCTGCCACGCTTCACCCAGGAAGAAATCGCTTCCTGGGCCGGCCTGCCGTACCACGAGCTGGCCTTCCGGGTGATGCGCCCGTTCGTGACCGGCAGCATTCCTGACGCCGACTTCAAAAAGATTCTGGAAGAAACCTACGGCGTGTTCTCGCACAACGCCATCGCTCCGTTGCGTCAGCTGAACGGCAATGAATGGGTGCTGGAGCTGTTCCACGGCCCGACCCTGGCGTTCAAGGACTTCGCCCTGCAACTGCTCGGTCGTCTGCTTGACTACGTGCTGGCTAAACGCGGTGAGCGCGTGGTGATCGTTGGCGCTACATCCGGCGATACCGGTTCGGCCGCCATCGAAGGCTGCAAGCACTGCGAAAACGTCGACATCTTCATCCTGCACCCGCACAACCGCGTGTCCGAAGTGCAGCGTCGTCAGATGACCACCATCTTCGGCGAGAACATCCACAACATCGCCATCGAAGGCAACTTCGATGACTGCCAGGAAATGGTCAAGAACAGCTTCGCCGACCAGAGCTTCCTCAAAGGCACGCGTCTGGTCGCGGTGAACTCGATCAACTGGGCGCGGATCATGGCCCAGATCGTTTACTACTTCCACGCAGCCCTGCAGTTGGGTGGCCCGGCGCGCTCGGTGTCGTTCTCGGTGCCGACCGGCAACTTCGGCGACATCTTCGCCGGTTACCTGGCGCGCAACATGGGCCTGCCGATCAACCAGTTGATCGTCGCCACCAACCGCAACGACATCCTGCACCGCTTCATGAGCGGCAACCAGTACGTCAAGGAAACCCTGCACGCCACGCTGTCGCCGTCGATGGACATCATGGTGTCGTCGAACTTCGAACGCCTGCTGTTCGATCTGCACGGTCGCAACGGCGCAGCCATTGCCGGCCTGATGGACACCTTCAAGCAGGGCGGCGGTTTCAGCGTTGAACAGGAACGCTGGACCGAAGCACGCAAGTTGTTCGATTCGCTGGCCGTGGACGACGCGCAAACCTGCGAAACCATCGCTGAAGTCTACGAACAAACCGGTGAGCTGCTGGATCCGCACACCGCCATCGGCGTGAAAGCAGCGCGCGAATGCCGCCGCAGCCTGGATATTCCAATGGTGATCCTGGGCACCGCCCATCCGGTCAAATTCCCGGATGCAGTGGAGAAAGCTGGTGTAGGAAAAGCGCTTGAGCTACCTGCACATCTTTCTGATTTGTTTGAGCGAGACGAGCGTTGCACCGTGTTGCCGAACGATCTGAAAGCCGTGCAGGCCTTTGTCAGCCAGCATGGCAACCGCGGCAAGCCTCTGTAA
- a CDS encoding homoserine dehydrogenase: MKPVKVGICGLGTVGGGTFNVLQRNAEEIARRAGRGIEVAQIAMRTPKPQFQTTGIAITNDVFEVATNPEIDIVIELMGGYTVARELVLKAIENGKHVVTANKALIAVHGNEIFAKAREKGVIVAFEAAVAGGIPVIKAIREGLSANRINWVAGIINGTGNFILTEMREKGRTFEDVLAEAQALGYAEADPTFDVEGIDAAHKLTILASIAFGIPLQFDKAYTEGITKLTTADVNYAEALGYRIKHLGVARSTAAGIELRVHPTLIPADRLIANVNGVMNAVMVNGDAAGSTLFYGAGAGMEPTASSVIADLVDVVRAMTSDPENRVPHLAFQPDSLSAHPILPIEACESAYYLRIQAKDHPGVLAQVASILSERGINIESIMQKEVEEHDGLVPMILLTHRVLEQHMNDAIAALEALTGVVGPVVRIRVEHLN; the protein is encoded by the coding sequence GTGAAACCGGTCAAAGTAGGCATCTGTGGGTTAGGGACCGTCGGTGGCGGTACCTTCAACGTACTTCAGCGTAACGCCGAGGAAATTGCTCGTCGTGCCGGGCGTGGAATCGAAGTGGCACAAATTGCCATGCGCACGCCAAAGCCTCAGTTCCAAACGACCGGTATTGCGATTACCAACGATGTCTTCGAAGTGGCCACGAACCCTGAGATCGACATCGTCATAGAGCTGATGGGCGGCTACACCGTTGCCCGCGAGCTGGTACTCAAGGCCATCGAGAATGGCAAGCATGTGGTCACCGCGAACAAGGCACTGATCGCCGTTCACGGTAATGAGATTTTCGCCAAGGCTCGCGAGAAAGGCGTGATTGTGGCGTTCGAAGCGGCTGTTGCTGGCGGCATTCCGGTGATCAAGGCGATCCGTGAAGGCCTGTCTGCCAACCGTATCAACTGGGTTGCCGGGATCATCAACGGCACCGGCAACTTCATCCTCACCGAGATGCGCGAGAAGGGTCGCACCTTCGAAGACGTACTCGCCGAGGCGCAGGCCCTGGGTTACGCCGAAGCCGATCCGACCTTCGACGTTGAAGGCATCGATGCGGCCCACAAGCTGACGATCCTGGCGTCCATCGCCTTTGGCATCCCGCTGCAGTTCGACAAGGCTTACACCGAAGGCATCACCAAGCTGACTACCGCTGACGTGAACTACGCCGAAGCGCTGGGCTATCGCATCAAGCACCTCGGTGTCGCTCGCAGCACGGCAGCAGGCATCGAACTGCGCGTACACCCGACGCTGATCCCGGCTGATCGCCTGATCGCCAACGTCAACGGCGTGATGAACGCGGTGATGGTCAACGGTGACGCCGCCGGTTCGACGCTGTTCTACGGCGCTGGCGCTGGCATGGAGCCAACGGCTTCGTCGGTGATCGCCGACCTGGTGGACGTGGTTCGCGCCATGACCTCCGACCCGGAAAACCGCGTGCCGCACCTGGCCTTCCAGCCGGATTCGCTGTCGGCGCACCCGATTCTTCCGATCGAAGCCTGCGAAAGCGCGTACTACCTGCGCATCCAGGCCAAGGACCATCCGGGCGTATTGGCCCAGGTGGCGAGCATCCTGTCGGAGCGTGGCATCAACATCGAATCGATCATGCAGAAAGAAGTCGAAGAACATGACGGACTGGTGCCGATGATCCTGCTGACGCACCGTGTGCTGGAACAGCACATGAACGATGCGATCGCCGCTCTGGAAGCCCTGACGGGTGTGGTCGGTCCGGTTGTACGGATCCGAGTCGAACACCTGAATTAA
- the dsbC gene encoding bifunctional protein-disulfide isomerase/oxidoreductase DsbC translates to MRLTQIFAAAAIALVSTFAVADDAADKAIRKSLENLQLDVPVETITASPLPGLYEVKLKGSRVLYASADGQYVVQGYMFQLKDGKPVNLTEKTERLGVSKLINEIPVAETVVYPAIGETKSHITVFTDTTCPYCHKLHAEVPELNKRGIEVRYVAFPRQGLGSPGDEQLQAVWCSKDKKAAMDKMVDGKEIKAAKCDNPVSKQFALGQSIGVNGTPAIVLADGQVIPGYQPAPQVAKLALGAK, encoded by the coding sequence ATGCGTCTGACCCAGATTTTCGCCGCCGCAGCCATTGCGTTGGTCAGCACCTTTGCCGTCGCCGATGACGCGGCCGACAAAGCCATCCGTAAAAGCCTGGAAAACCTCCAGCTCGACGTGCCCGTCGAAACCATCACCGCCAGCCCGCTGCCGGGCCTGTACGAAGTCAAACTCAAAGGCAGCCGCGTGCTTTACGCCAGCGCCGACGGCCAGTACGTGGTTCAGGGCTACATGTTCCAGCTCAAGGACGGCAAGCCGGTCAACCTGACCGAGAAGACCGAACGCCTGGGCGTATCCAAACTGATCAATGAGATTCCGGTCGCTGAAACCGTGGTCTATCCGGCCATCGGCGAAACCAAGTCGCACATCACCGTGTTCACCGACACCACGTGCCCGTATTGCCACAAACTGCACGCCGAAGTGCCTGAGCTGAACAAGCGCGGCATCGAAGTACGTTACGTCGCGTTCCCGCGCCAGGGCCTGGGCTCGCCGGGTGACGAACAGCTGCAAGCGGTCTGGTGCTCGAAAGACAAGAAAGCCGCCATGGACAAAATGGTCGATGGCAAGGAAATCAAGGCCGCCAAATGCGATAACCCGGTTTCCAAGCAGTTTGCCCTCGGTCAGTCGATTGGCGTGAACGGCACACCGGCCATCGTTTTGGCTGACGGTCAGGTCATTCCGGGCTACCAGCCTGCGCCACAAGTCGCCAAACTGGCGCTGGGCGCGAAGTAA